A window of Thunnus thynnus chromosome 17, fThuThy2.1, whole genome shotgun sequence contains these coding sequences:
- the top3a gene encoding DNA topoisomerase 3-alpha, which translates to MLAVNLLGRYLLRSGLQQPGVQWRCIFAAQIGRCPDTPQQADMLRGRGHITRVLCVAEKNDAAKGISEIMSSGRSRRREGLSKFNKIYEYEYHLFGQNVTVSMTSVSGHLLGLEFKAPFQKWHSCNPVLLFDAEVEKYCPDNMVQIKRTLEKEVRQCQALVIWTDCDREGENIGFEVIDVCKAVKPNLQVFRAKFSEITPNSIRRACETLTEPDSNISDAVDVRQELDLRIGASFTRFQTLRLQRIFPQSLANQLISYGSCQFPTLGFVVERFKAIQAFIPETFYKIKVLHEVEEDNVEFSWTRNRLFHHTACLVLYQICMEDPIATVTSVTSKPKSKWRPLPLDTVEMEKLVSRKLRISAKETMKIAEKLYTQGFISYPRTETNIFPATLALGPLVEQQTQSQDWGTFAQRVLDQPGGPNPRQGKHSDEAHPPIHPTKFTNTLQGNEGRLYEFIVRHFLACVSQDAVGQETVVNIDIAKEKFSASGLMIIARNYLDVYPYDRWSTKVIPVYEQGTQFQPSAIEMVDGQTSPPQLLTEADLISLMEKHGIGTDATHADHIETIKSRMYVGLTADQRFLPGELGMGLVEGYNSMGYEMSKPNLRAELEADLKQVSEGRKDKWSVLQHHIQKYKTVFIESVRKAKKLDEALSPYLGAAQEITEAEQQDMEIPLPVRKCPNCGRDMVLKKKREGNSKFLSCVGYPACKTAVWFPDTVLEVNRDDSICPTCQPRPVHMLKFKFRRGSLPPMMPLEFVGCIGGCDETLREVLDLKYLRAGGGGGGGQVGGRGGGGGGGGGGGGGGEDPRPPAPRPPRPELPRAPRSNPRPSLPPPVPSWAPQQWPPPGGGGGISADTNSDVIVCNCGQDALLLTVRKDGPNQGRQFYKCNAGNCNFFLWADQPSQQGPPQSRGPPLPPPRTSQPPRPSLGFRNPPAGGWGQVGPAGAHGDQTMCNCNEAAVTRTVQKDGPNKGRMFHTCGKPRDQQCGFFQWADENVPPPGGVGGAFNGGGDGGKRGRKIMGDAAANKPPAAKKPRTCGICHLPGHTRVTCPQR; encoded by the exons ATGCTGGCAGTGAACCTCCTCGGTAGATATTTGCTTCGCTCGGGACTACAGCAGCCAGGCGTCCAGTGGAGGTGTATCTTTGCGGCGCAGATTGGCCGGTGTCCGGACACACCGCAGCAGGCAGACATGCTACGGGGCCGGGGTCACATCACACGGGTCCTCTGCGTCGCCGAGAAGAACGATGCAGCTAAAGGCATTTCAGAGATCATGTCCAGCGGCAGGTCCAGGAGG AGGGAAGGACTGTCAAAGTTTAataaaatctatgaatatgaatatcATCTCTTCGGTCAA AATGTGACGGTATCAATGACGTCAGTATCAGGTCATTTACTGGGTTTAGAGTTTAAAGCGCCATTCCAGAAATg GCACAGTTGTAATCCCGTGCTGTTATTTGATGCTGAGGTAGAGAAGTACTGTCCAGATAACATGGTACAAATCAAG CGGACACTGGAGAAAGAGGTGAGGCAGTGCCAGGCCTTAGTCATCTGGACTGATTGTGACCGAGAGGGAGAAAACATTGGCTTTGAAGTCATAGATGTCTGCAAAGCAG tgaagCCAAATTTACAAGTCTTCCGGGCAAAGTTTTCTGAGATCACGCCTAACTCCATACGGAGAGCCTGTGAGACCCTAACTGAGCCAGACTCTAACATCAGCGATGCTGTTGATGTCCGCCAGGAGCTGGACCTGCGGATAG GTGCATCCTTCACTCGCTTCCAGACGCTTCGCCTGCAGAGGATCTTTCCACAGTCTCTGGCCAATCAGCTGATCTCATACGGCAGCTGTCAGTTTCCCACCTTGGGCTTTGTGGTAGAGCGTTTCAAAGCCATCCAGGCTTTCATACCTGAGACTTTCTACAAGATCAAAG tGCTGCAtgaggtggaggaggacaaTGTAGAGTTCAGTTGGACGAGAAACCGTCTCTTCCACCACACAGCTTGCCTGGTGCTCTACCAGATCTGCATGGAg GATCCCATAGCAACAGTCACCTCAGTAACCAGCAAGCCCAAGAGCAAGTGGAGGCCGCTGCCTTTGGACACAGTG GAGATGGAGAAACTGGTATCTCGGAAGCTGAGAATAAGTGCCAAAGAGACCATGAAAATTGCAGAAAAACTCTACACCCAAGG GTTTATCAGCTACCCCCGTACAGAGACAAACATTTTCCCTGCAACCCTGGCTCTTGGTCCCCTGGTGgagcagcagacacagagtCAGGACTGGGGGACGTTCGCCCAGCGGGTGCTCGACCAGCCTGGGGGTCCCAATCCGCGACAGGGCAAGCACTCTGACGAAGCCCACCCCCCCATACACCCCACCAAGTTCACCAACACACTACAG GGCAATGAAGGTCGTCTGTATGAGTTCATCGTCCGGCACTTCCTGGCTTGTGTATCCCAGGATGCTGTGGGGCAGGAGACTGTGGTGAACATAGACATCGCTAAGGAGAAGTTCTCTGCCTCGGGACTCATGATCATTGCGAGGAACTACCTGGACGTTTACCCGTATGACAGGTGGAGCACCAAg GTGATTCCAGTGTATGAACAAGGCACCCAGTTCCAGCCCTCTGCTATTGAGATGGTGGACGGACAGACAAGTCCTCCGCAGCTGCTCACTGAAGCCGACCTCATATCGCTGATGGAGAAGCACGGCATCG GCACAGACGCAACACATGCAGATCACATTGAGACTATAAAGAGTCGCATGTACGTGGGCTTGACAGCTGACCAGAGGTTTCTCCCTGGAGAGCTTGGCATGGGACTGGTGGAGG GTTATAACTCCATGGGCTATGAGATGTCTAAACCAAATCTGCGTGCTGAATTGGAGGCGGACCTCAAGCAGGTATCAGAGGGAAGGAAGGACAAATGGAGCGTGCTGCAGCACCACATCCAGAAGTACAAAACTGTCTTCATTGAGTCTGTCAGGAAGGCAAAGAA GTTAGATGAAGCCTTGTCGCCATATCTGGGTGCAGCCCAGGAGATCACTGAAGCAGAGCAGCAGGACATGGAGATCCCGCTGCCAGTCAGAAAGTGCCCGAACTGCGGGCGGGACATGGtgctgaagaagaagagagagggaaacag TAAGTTCCTGTCCTGTGTGGGCTACCCAGCCTGTAAGACAGCAGTGTGGTTCCCCGATACAGTGCTGGAGGTCAACAGAGATGACAGCATTTGTCCCACCTGTCAGCCGCGCCCTGTTCACAT GTTAAAGTTCAAGTTCCGCAGGGGCAGCCTCCCTCCCATGATGCCTTTAGAATTTGTTGGCTGCATCGGTGGATGCGACGAGACACTCAGAGAGGTGCTGGACCTGAAATACCTCCGagcagggggagggggaggaggtggacaagtgggaggaaggggaggcgggggaggagggggaggaggaggaggaggaggaggagaggacccTCGCCCACCAGCTCCAAGACCCCCCAGACCAGAGCTACCCAGAGCCCCAAGATCAAATCCTCGACCTTCCCTTCCACCTCCTGTCCCTTCCTGGGCCCCGCAGCAATGGCCTCCACCAGGTGGTGGCGGCGGCATCAGTGCAGAcaccaacagtgatgtcattgtGTGTAACTGTGGTCAGGATGCGCTCCTCCTGACTGTGCGCAAAGATGGTCCCAACCAAGGGCGTCAGTTCTACAAGTGCAACGCCGGGAACTGCAACTTCTTTCTGTGGGCGGATCAGCCAAGTCAGCAGGGACCACCGCAGAGTCGAGGACCTCCGCTGCCACCACCAAGGACCTCCCAGCCTCCGAGGCCTTCACTGGGGTTCAGGAACCCCCCCGCAGGAGGCTGGGGGCAGGTAGGGCCTGCAGGAGCACACGGGGACCAGACGATGTGTAACTGTAATGAGGCAGCAGTGACACGCACGGTGCAAAAGGACGGTCCAAACAAGGGCCGAATGTTTCACACCTGCGGGAAGCCGAGAGATCAGCAGTGTGGCTTCTTCCAGTGGGCTGACGAGAATGTACCGCCACCAG gtggtgttggtggtgcaTTTAATGGCGGTGGAGACGGAGGGAAGAGGGGAAGGAAGATAATGGGAGACGCCGCCGCTAACAAACCCCCTGCTGCTAAGAAACCACGTACCTGCGGCATCTGCCACTTACCAGGACACACCCGAGTCACCTGCCCCCAGCGGTGA